In one Catenovulum adriaticum genomic region, the following are encoded:
- the fusA gene encoding elongation factor G — MARKTPIERYRNIGICAHVDAGKTTTTERVLFYTGLSHKIGEVHDGAATMDWMEQEQERGITITSAATTTFWRGMDAQFDDHRVNIIDTPGHVDFTIEVERSLRVLDGAVVVFCASSGVQPQSETVWRQADKYHVPRMVFVNKMDRTGADFLAVVGQIEKRLNATPVPIQLPIGAEEDFSGVVDLIKMKYINWNNEDQGTSFVYEDIPADMVDECELWREKLIEAAAEASEDLMDKYLEGEELTEAEIKQALRTRTLNNEIVLCTAGSAFKNKGVQAVLDAVIEYMPSPVDVPAIKGINQDESEGERHADDNEPFSALAFKIATDPFVGTLTFFRVYSGVVGTGDAVYNPVKFKRERFGRIVQMHSNKREEIKEVHAGDIAAAIGLKDVTTGDTLCDPNHIITLERMEFPEPVIAVAVEPRTQADQEKMGIALSKLAAEDPSFRVETDDETGQTIISGMGELHLDIIVDRMKREFKVEANVGKPQVAYRETIRSAVEVEGKFVRQSGGRGQFGHVWLKIEPQEEGAGYEFVNEIVGGVVPKEYIPSVDKGCQEQMQSGVLAGYPVLDVKVTLYDGSYHDVDSNEMAFKIAASMGFKNGCSQANPVLLEPTMKVEVTTPEEFMGDVVGDINRRRGMIDGMDDGPSGIKVVRAKVPLAEMFGYATDLRSQTQGRASYSMEFDCYAEASKNITQQIIESRKS; from the coding sequence GTGGCTCGTAAAACGCCTATTGAGCGCTATCGTAATATCGGAATTTGTGCACACGTAGATGCTGGTAAAACAACTACCACAGAACGTGTGCTTTTCTATACCGGTTTATCTCACAAAATTGGTGAGGTTCACGATGGTGCGGCAACCATGGACTGGATGGAGCAAGAACAAGAACGTGGTATCACTATCACTTCTGCCGCTACCACGACTTTTTGGCGTGGTATGGATGCGCAGTTTGACGATCACAGGGTAAACATTATAGACACACCAGGGCACGTCGATTTCACAATTGAAGTTGAACGTTCTCTGCGTGTACTTGATGGCGCTGTTGTCGTTTTTTGTGCATCATCTGGTGTTCAACCTCAATCTGAAACCGTATGGCGACAAGCAGATAAATATCATGTACCTCGTATGGTATTCGTTAATAAAATGGATCGTACGGGTGCTGATTTTCTTGCTGTAGTTGGACAGATCGAAAAGCGTTTAAACGCAACGCCTGTTCCAATTCAATTGCCAATCGGTGCAGAAGAAGATTTCAGTGGTGTAGTTGATTTAATCAAAATGAAATATATCAACTGGAATAACGAAGACCAAGGCACTAGCTTCGTATACGAAGATATCCCGGCAGATATGGTAGATGAGTGTGAATTGTGGCGAGAAAAATTAATTGAAGCGGCAGCTGAAGCTTCTGAGGACTTGATGGACAAGTACTTAGAAGGTGAAGAATTAACTGAAGCTGAAATTAAACAAGCCCTGAGAACTCGCACTCTAAACAACGAAATAGTTCTATGCACCGCCGGTTCTGCATTTAAGAACAAAGGTGTTCAAGCAGTATTAGATGCTGTTATTGAATATATGCCATCTCCGGTTGATGTGCCTGCAATAAAGGGCATTAATCAGGATGAGTCTGAAGGTGAGCGTCATGCAGATGATAATGAACCTTTCTCAGCATTGGCATTTAAGATTGCAACCGATCCATTTGTCGGTACATTGACTTTCTTCCGAGTTTATTCAGGTGTTGTAGGAACAGGTGATGCTGTTTATAACCCGGTTAAATTTAAACGTGAACGTTTTGGCCGTATTGTACAAATGCACTCTAACAAGCGCGAAGAAATTAAAGAAGTTCATGCGGGCGATATCGCAGCAGCGATTGGCTTAAAAGATGTGACAACCGGTGATACCTTGTGTGATCCGAATCATATTATTACGCTTGAACGAATGGAGTTTCCTGAGCCAGTTATTGCAGTTGCAGTAGAACCAAGAACTCAAGCAGACCAAGAAAAAATGGGTATTGCTTTGAGCAAATTGGCGGCTGAAGATCCATCGTTCAGAGTTGAAACTGACGATGAAACAGGTCAAACTATCATTTCAGGTATGGGTGAGCTTCACCTTGATATAATCGTGGATAGAATGAAGCGAGAATTCAAAGTTGAAGCAAACGTAGGTAAACCTCAGGTTGCCTATCGTGAGACTATTCGTTCAGCGGTTGAAGTTGAAGGGAAGTTTGTTCGCCAATCTGGTGGTCGTGGTCAATTTGGTCATGTTTGGTTGAAAATAGAACCTCAGGAAGAAGGTGCTGGTTACGAATTCGTTAACGAAATCGTAGGCGGTGTTGTTCCGAAAGAATACATCCCTTCTGTCGACAAAGGTTGTCAGGAGCAAATGCAATCAGGTGTATTGGCGGGCTATCCGGTGCTTGACGTTAAGGTAACATTATATGATGGTTCATACCATGATGTTGACTCTAACGAAATGGCATTTAAAATTGCAGCGTCGATGGGCTTCAAAAATGGTTGTTCTCAAGCTAATCCAGTATTACTTGAGCCAACAATGAAAGTTGAAGTGACAACACCAGAGGAATTTATGGGGGATGTTGTGGGTGACATTAACCGACGTCGAGGTATGATCGATGGTATGGATGATGGCCCAAGTGGTATTAAAGTTGTTAGAGCTAAAGTGCCCTTAGCAGAAATGTTTGGTTACGCAACCGATTTGCGTTCTCAAACTCAAGGTCGCGCGTCTTACTCTATGGAGTTTGACTGTTATGCCGAAGCTTCAAAAAATATCACTCAACAAATAATCGAATCTCGTAAATCTTAG